In Streptomyces alboniger, the following are encoded in one genomic region:
- a CDS encoding ATP-binding protein, translating into MTVSVDSTTSATANPAGTANPSATADPAGVLRPHAEHAFAAELAALAVQDDRPRPQRWKLSPWAVATYLLGGTLPDGTVITPKYVGPRRIVEVAVTTLATDRALLLLGVPGTAKTWVSEHLAAAVSGDSTLLVQGTAGTPEEAIRYGWNYAQLLAHGPSRDALVPSPVMRAMAEGMTARVEELTRIPADVQDTLITILSEKTLPIPELGQEVQAVRGFNLIATANDRDRGVNDLSSALRRRFNTVVLPLPESAEAEVDIVSRRVDQIGRSLDLPTGPEGIDEIRRVVTVFRELRDGVTADGRTKVKSPSGTLSTAEAISVVTNGLALSAHFGDGVLRAGDIAAGILGAVVRDPAADRVIWQEYLETVVRERDGWKDFYRACREVSA; encoded by the coding sequence ATGACCGTTTCCGTCGACTCGACGACGTCCGCGACCGCGAATCCGGCCGGGACCGCGAATCCGTCCGCGACCGCCGATCCGGCCGGGGTGCTGCGGCCGCACGCCGAGCACGCCTTCGCCGCCGAACTGGCCGCGCTCGCCGTGCAGGACGACCGGCCGAGGCCGCAGCGGTGGAAGCTCTCCCCGTGGGCCGTGGCGACGTATCTGCTCGGCGGCACGCTGCCCGACGGCACCGTGATCACCCCGAAGTACGTGGGGCCCCGCCGCATCGTCGAGGTCGCCGTCACCACGCTCGCCACCGACCGGGCCCTGCTGCTGCTCGGTGTGCCCGGCACCGCCAAGACCTGGGTGTCGGAGCATCTGGCCGCCGCGGTCAGCGGGGACTCGACGCTGCTCGTGCAGGGCACGGCGGGCACACCGGAGGAGGCGATCCGGTACGGGTGGAACTACGCCCAGCTCCTCGCCCACGGCCCGAGCCGCGACGCGCTCGTGCCCAGCCCCGTCATGCGGGCGATGGCCGAGGGGATGACGGCACGCGTCGAGGAGCTGACGCGCATCCCCGCCGACGTGCAGGACACGTTGATCACGATTCTCTCGGAGAAGACCCTGCCCATCCCGGAGTTGGGCCAGGAGGTGCAGGCCGTGCGGGGCTTCAACCTCATCGCCACCGCCAACGACCGCGATCGCGGGGTCAACGATCTGTCGAGCGCCCTGCGCCGCCGGTTCAACACCGTCGTCCTGCCCCTGCCGGAGAGCGCCGAGGCCGAGGTCGACATCGTCTCCCGCCGCGTCGACCAGATCGGCCGCTCCCTCGACCTGCCCACGGGACCCGAGGGCATCGACGAGATACGCCGTGTCGTCACCGTCTTCCGCGAGCTGCGCGACGGCGTCACGGCGGACGGGCGTACGAAGGTGAAGTCGCCCAGCGGCACGCTGTCGACGGCAGAGGCGATCTCCGTCGTCACGAACGGACTGGCCTTGTCGGCCCACTTCGGCGACGGCGTCCTGCGCGCCGGGGACATCGCGGCCGGCATTCTCGGCGCGGTCGTGCGCGACCCCGCGGCGGACCGCGTGATCTGGCAGGAGTACCTGGAGACGGTCGTCCGTGAGCGTGACGGCTGGAAGGACTTCTACCGCGCGTGCCGGGAGGTGAGCGCGTGA
- a CDS encoding DUF5682 family protein — translation MTGVRAGAAAGGTLLLGVRHHGPGSARAVRAALDEGRPEAVLIEGPPEADSLVHLTADEGMRPPVALLAHVVDEPGRSAFWPLAEFSPEWVAIQWAVGRGVPVRFIDLPAANSLARNEEEGDPTSGGEDAVRIDPLAVLAETAGYDDPERWWEDAVEHRAGGGDAFAPFEALGEAMGALREAYGDGGHGRDLAREAHMRLRMRAAQKEFGPDRVAVVCGAWHVPALRRKVAVAADRALLKGLPKVRAEMTWVPWTNRRLSRASGYGAGVSSPGWYGHLFGAPDRPVERWMTKVARLLREEDRLVSSAHVIEAVRLADTLAAMRGRPLAGLTETTDAVRAVMCEGSDVPLALVHDKLVVGDVLGEVPEAAPAVPLQRDLTRLQRKLRLKPDALERELQLDLRKETDAARSTLLHRLRLLGIGWGEPVRSRGSTGTFRETWRLRWEPELSVRVAEAGVWGTTVLGAATGKATADAVGAAGLADVTALAERCLLAALPDALPVVMRVLADRAALDADVGHLAQALPALVRSLRYGDVRGTDTAALGEVALGLAERLFVGLPPACTGLGAEAALEMRGHVDAVHQAVGMLGELTPDAGSGGAGSQGVRARWVSVLRVLARREAVAGVVRGRGVRLLLDGGELADEAVARLMGLALSRGGDPAEGAAWIEGFVGGGSGGGMLLVHDDRLLGLVDDWLSGVSADAFIDVLPLLRRTFSEYEPGVRRTLGELVRRGPAGGGVAVGGGGVPGFAEEIDAARADAVVATVRALLGEAPAGREGLVGAVG, via the coding sequence GTGACGGGGGTACGGGCGGGGGCCGCGGCCGGGGGGACGCTGCTGCTCGGGGTGCGGCACCACGGGCCCGGGTCGGCCCGTGCGGTGCGGGCCGCGCTCGACGAGGGGCGGCCCGAGGCCGTCCTCATCGAAGGGCCGCCGGAGGCCGACTCCTTGGTGCACCTCACCGCCGACGAGGGCATGCGGCCGCCGGTCGCGCTGCTCGCGCACGTCGTGGACGAGCCGGGCCGCTCGGCGTTCTGGCCGCTCGCCGAGTTCTCCCCGGAGTGGGTGGCCATCCAGTGGGCCGTCGGGCGCGGGGTGCCGGTCCGCTTCATCGACCTGCCGGCCGCGAACTCGCTGGCACGAAACGAGGAAGAGGGTGATCCAACCTCCGGGGGCGAGGACGCCGTGCGGATCGATCCGCTCGCCGTGCTCGCCGAGACCGCCGGGTACGACGATCCCGAGCGCTGGTGGGAGGACGCCGTCGAACACCGGGCGGGGGGCGGTGACGCGTTCGCGCCGTTCGAGGCGCTGGGCGAGGCGATGGGGGCGCTGCGCGAGGCCTACGGGGACGGTGGGCACGGCCGCGACCTGGCACGCGAGGCCCATATGCGGCTGCGTATGCGGGCCGCGCAGAAGGAGTTCGGTCCGGACCGGGTGGCCGTGGTGTGCGGGGCCTGGCACGTGCCTGCGCTGCGGCGCAAGGTCGCCGTGGCCGCCGACCGGGCGCTGCTCAAGGGTCTTCCCAAGGTGAGGGCCGAGATGACGTGGGTGCCCTGGACGAACCGCCGGCTGTCCCGCGCCAGTGGGTACGGGGCGGGCGTTTCGTCCCCCGGTTGGTACGGCCACCTGTTCGGTGCCCCGGACCGGCCGGTCGAGCGCTGGATGACAAAGGTCGCTCGGCTGCTGCGCGAGGAGGACCGGCTCGTGTCGTCCGCGCACGTCATCGAGGCCGTCCGGCTCGCCGACACGCTCGCCGCGATGCGGGGGCGGCCGCTGGCCGGACTCACCGAGACGACCGATGCGGTGCGGGCGGTGATGTGCGAGGGCTCGGACGTACCGCTCGCCCTCGTGCACGACAAGCTCGTCGTCGGGGATGTGCTGGGGGAGGTCCCGGAGGCGGCCCCCGCCGTGCCGCTCCAGCGCGATCTCACCCGCCTCCAGCGCAAGCTGCGGCTGAAGCCGGACGCCCTGGAGCGGGAGCTGCAGCTGGACCTCCGCAAGGAGACGGACGCGGCCCGCAGCACGCTGCTGCATCGGCTGCGGCTCCTCGGTATCGGCTGGGGCGAGCCGGTGCGGTCCCGGGGGAGCACGGGGACGTTCCGGGAGACCTGGCGGCTGCGGTGGGAGCCGGAGCTTTCCGTACGGGTCGCGGAGGCCGGGGTGTGGGGGACCACGGTGCTGGGCGCGGCCACCGGAAAGGCGACGGCCGACGCGGTCGGCGCGGCGGGCCTCGCCGACGTCACGGCGCTCGCCGAGCGGTGCCTGCTGGCAGCGTTGCCGGACGCGTTGCCCGTGGTGATGCGGGTGCTCGCGGACCGGGCCGCGCTGGACGCGGACGTCGGGCACCTCGCACAGGCGTTGCCCGCGCTGGTGCGGTCGCTGCGGTACGGCGACGTGCGGGGGACGGACACGGCCGCTCTCGGCGAGGTGGCTCTCGGGCTCGCCGAGCGGCTCTTCGTCGGGTTGCCGCCCGCCTGTACGGGGCTTGGCGCGGAGGCGGCTCTGGAGATGCGGGGGCATGTCGACGCGGTTCACCAGGCGGTGGGCATGTTGGGGGAGTTGACGCCGGATGCGGGCTCCGGCGGGGCGGGTTCCCAGGGGGTGCGGGCCCGGTGGGTTTCCGTGCTGCGCGTGCTCGCGCGGCGGGAGGCCGTCGCCGGGGTTGTGCGGGGGCGTGGTGTGCGGCTGCTGCTGGACGGCGGGGAGTTGGCGGACGAGGCGGTCGCCCGGCTCATGGGGCTCGCGCTGTCCAGAGGAGGCGACCCGGCGGAAGGAGCCGCCTGGATCGAGGGGTTCGTCGGGGGCGGATCCGGTGGCGGAATGCTGCTCGTCCACGACGACCGGCTCCTCGGCCTTGTGGACGACTGGCTGAGCGGGGTCTCGGCCGACGCCTTCATCGACGTACTGCCGTTGCTGCGCCGCACGTTCTCGGAGTACGAGCCGGGGGTGCGGCGCACGCTGGGGGAACTGGTGAGACGCGGACCGGCCGGGGGCGGGGTCGCGGTGGGAGGGGGCGGCGTCCCCGGTTTCGCCGAGGAGATCGACGCAGCGCGGGCGGACGCGGTCGTGGCGACGGTGCGGGCGCTGCTCGGCGAGGCGCCGGCGGGGAGGGAGGGGCTGGTGGGGGCGGTGGGGTGA
- a CDS encoding VWA domain-containing protein, whose amino-acid sequence MAAGGIGGGVGGGLGEVGGERLRRWRLVLGGEGGEGTGCALAGRDAAMDGALTALYGVGSEKGGRGRERSAGLGGSAPSVARWLGDIRTYFPSSVVQVMQRDAIARLGLSTLLLEPEMLEAVEADVHLVGTLLSLNKAMPETTKETARAVVRKVVEDLEKRLATRTRSTLTGALDRSARVSRPRHHDIDWNRTIAANLGNYLPEYRTIVPERLIGYGRAERSVKKEVILCIDQSGSMAASVVYASVFGAVLGSMRSLTTRLVVFDTNVVDLTDQLDDPVDVLFGTQLGGGTDINRALAYCQSQITRPADTVVVLISDLYEGGIRDEMLKRVAAMKASGVQFVTLLALSDEGTPAYDREHAAALAALDAPAFACTPDLFPEVMAAAIERRPLPIPDTAVGNRT is encoded by the coding sequence GTGGCCGCTGGTGGGATTGGGGGCGGGGTGGGGGGTGGCCTCGGGGAGGTGGGGGGAGAGCGGTTGCGGCGGTGGCGGCTTGTGTTGGGTGGGGAGGGCGGTGAGGGGACCGGGTGTGCGCTCGCGGGGCGGGACGCGGCGATGGACGGCGCGCTCACCGCGTTGTACGGGGTGGGGAGTGAGAAGGGCGGCCGGGGGCGGGAGCGTTCGGCGGGGCTCGGAGGGTCGGCGCCGTCCGTGGCGCGCTGGCTCGGGGACATACGGACGTACTTCCCCTCGTCCGTCGTCCAGGTCATGCAGCGCGACGCCATCGCCAGGCTCGGACTCTCCACGCTGCTCCTGGAGCCCGAGATGCTGGAGGCCGTCGAGGCGGACGTACACCTGGTGGGCACGTTGCTCTCCCTCAACAAGGCGATGCCCGAGACCACCAAGGAAACCGCGCGGGCCGTCGTGCGCAAGGTCGTCGAGGACCTGGAGAAGCGGCTCGCGACGCGGACCCGTTCCACGCTCACCGGAGCGCTCGACCGCAGCGCGCGCGTCAGCAGGCCCCGTCACCACGACATCGACTGGAACCGCACGATCGCGGCCAACCTCGGGAACTACCTGCCGGAGTACCGGACGATCGTGCCCGAGCGGCTCATCGGGTACGGACGGGCGGAGCGGTCCGTGAAGAAGGAAGTCATCCTCTGCATCGACCAGTCGGGCTCGATGGCGGCATCCGTCGTCTACGCCTCGGTGTTCGGCGCGGTGCTCGGTTCGATGCGGTCACTCACCACGCGGCTCGTCGTCTTCGACACGAATGTCGTCGACCTCACCGATCAGCTCGACGACCCGGTGGATGTCCTGTTCGGCACGCAGTTGGGGGGCGGGACCGACATCAACCGCGCCCTCGCGTACTGCCAGTCGCAGATCACCCGGCCCGCCGACACCGTCGTCGTCCTCATCAGCGACCTCTACGAAGGGGGCATACGCGACGAGATGCTGAAGCGGGTCGCGGCGATGAAGGCGTCCGGGGTGCAGTTCGTGACGTTGCTCGCGCTCTCCGACGAAGGGACGCCCGCGTACGACCGCGAGCACGCGGCGGCGCTCGCCGCGTTGGACGCGCCCGCCTTCGCCTGTACGCCGGACCTCTTCCCGGAGGTGATGGCCGCGGCGATCGAGCGGCGGCCACTGCCCATACCGGACACGGCGGTGGGGAACCGGACATGA
- the sucC gene encoding ADP-forming succinate--CoA ligase subunit beta codes for MDLFEYQARDLFAKHGVPVLAGEVIDTPEAAREATERLGGKSVVKAQVKVGGRGKAGGVKLAADPDEAVARATDILGMDIKGHTVHKVMIAELSPEIEAEYYVSYLLDRTNRTFLAMASVQGGMDIEEVAEKTPEALAKVPVNAVEGVNIEKAREIVAQAKFPAEVAEKVAEAMVTLWDTFVAEDALLVEVNPLVKTKDGRILALDGKVSLDANADFRQPEHEALEDKDAANPLEAAAKAKGLNYVKLDGEVGIIGNGAGLVMSTLDVVAYAGEAHGGVKPANFLDIGGGASAEVMANGLEIILGDPDVKSVFVNVFGGITACDEVANGIVQALELLASKGEKVEKPLVVRLDGNNAELGRKILSDANHPLVQRVDTMDGAADKAAELAAAK; via the coding sequence GTGGACCTGTTCGAGTACCAGGCGAGGGACCTCTTCGCCAAGCACGGTGTACCGGTGCTGGCCGGTGAAGTCATCGACACGCCTGAGGCGGCGCGCGAGGCCACCGAGCGTCTTGGCGGCAAGTCGGTCGTCAAGGCGCAGGTGAAGGTCGGCGGCCGCGGCAAGGCCGGCGGCGTGAAGCTGGCGGCGGACCCGGACGAGGCCGTCGCTCGTGCGACGGACATCCTCGGCATGGACATCAAGGGCCACACGGTCCACAAGGTGATGATCGCCGAGCTGTCCCCGGAGATCGAGGCGGAGTACTACGTCTCGTACCTCCTCGACCGCACCAACCGCACCTTCCTGGCCATGGCCTCGGTGCAGGGCGGCATGGACATCGAGGAGGTCGCGGAGAAGACCCCCGAGGCCCTCGCGAAGGTCCCGGTCAACGCCGTCGAGGGCGTGAACATCGAGAAGGCCCGCGAGATCGTGGCGCAGGCGAAGTTCCCGGCCGAGGTGGCCGAGAAGGTCGCCGAGGCCATGGTGACCCTGTGGGACACCTTCGTCGCCGAGGACGCGCTCCTCGTCGAGGTCAACCCGCTGGTGAAGACCAAGGACGGCCGGATCCTGGCCCTGGACGGCAAGGTGTCCCTGGACGCCAACGCCGACTTCCGCCAGCCGGAGCACGAGGCTCTTGAGGACAAGGACGCAGCCAACCCGCTCGAGGCTGCTGCCAAGGCCAAGGGCCTCAACTACGTCAAGCTCGACGGCGAGGTCGGCATCATCGGCAACGGCGCGGGTCTCGTCATGAGCACCCTCGACGTCGTCGCGTACGCCGGTGAGGCGCACGGCGGCGTGAAGCCCGCCAACTTCCTCGACATCGGTGGCGGCGCCTCCGCCGAGGTCATGGCGAACGGCCTGGAGATCATCCTCGGCGACCCGGACGTCAAGTCCGTCTTCGTCAACGTCTTCGGTGGCATCACCGCGTGCGACGAGGTCGCCAACGGCATCGTGCAGGCCCTGGAACTGCTCGCCTCCAAGGGCGAGAAGGTCGAGAAGCCGCTGGTCGTGCGCCTCGACGGCAACAACGCGGAGCTGGGTCGCAAGATCCTGAGCGACGCCAACCACCCGCTCGTACAGCGCGTGGACACCATGGACGGCGCGGCCGACAAGGCCGCCGAGCTCGCGGCTGCGAAGTAA
- the sucD gene encoding succinate--CoA ligase subunit alpha, with protein sequence MAIFLNKDSKVIVQGMTGATGMKHTKLMLGDGTNIVGGVNPRKAGTKVDFDGTEVPVFGTVKEAMEATGANVSVLFVPPAFSKAAVVEAIDAEIPLAVVITEGIAVHDSAAFWAYAKSKGNKTRIIGPNCPGLITPGQSNAGIIPGDITKPGRIGLVSKSGTLTYQMMYELRDIGFSSAVGIGGDPVIGTTHIDALEAFEADPDTDLIVMIGEIGGDAEERAADYIKANVTKPVVGYVAGFTAPEGKTMGHAGAIVSGSSGTAQAKKEALEAAGVKVGKTPTETAKLARAILAG encoded by the coding sequence ATGGCTATCTTCCTCAACAAGGACAGCAAGGTCATCGTCCAGGGCATGACCGGTGCCACGGGCATGAAGCACACCAAGCTCATGCTGGGTGACGGCACCAACATCGTCGGCGGCGTGAACCCGCGCAAGGCGGGCACGAAGGTCGACTTCGACGGCACCGAGGTGCCGGTCTTCGGCACGGTCAAGGAGGCCATGGAGGCGACGGGCGCCAACGTCTCCGTCCTCTTCGTGCCGCCGGCCTTCTCCAAGGCCGCCGTCGTCGAGGCGATCGACGCCGAGATCCCCCTCGCCGTCGTCATCACCGAGGGCATCGCCGTCCACGACTCCGCCGCCTTCTGGGCGTACGCGAAGTCGAAGGGCAACAAGACCCGCATCATCGGCCCGAACTGCCCCGGTCTCATCACCCCGGGCCAATCGAACGCCGGCATCATCCCGGGCGACATCACGAAGCCGGGCCGCATCGGCCTGGTCTCGAAGTCCGGCACGCTGACGTACCAGATGATGTACGAGCTGCGTGACATCGGCTTCTCGTCGGCCGTCGGCATCGGTGGCGACCCGGTCATCGGTACGACGCACATCGACGCCCTGGAGGCGTTCGAGGCCGACCCCGACACCGACCTGATCGTCATGATCGGTGAGATCGGCGGCGACGCCGAGGAGCGTGCGGCGGACTACATCAAGGCCAACGTGACGAAGCCGGTCGTCGGCTACGTCGCCGGCTTCACGGCGCCCGAGGGCAAGACCATGGGCCACGCCGGCGCCATCGTCTCCGGCTCCTCCGGCACCGCGCAGGCCAAGAAGGAGGCCCTTGAGGCCGCCGGCGTCAAGGTCGGCAAGACGCCGACCGAGACGGCGAAGCTGGCGAGGGCCATCCTCGCGGGCTGA
- a CDS encoding helix-turn-helix domain-containing protein yields MPQSPATSLPSPKERRRLREAKSLSHADVAAKLGVTRETVRLWEKGRTHPRGRSHEAYAKLLNSLAKTEERPQERPARRHAQAPPTDGARSTTRPEPPVKRAAKPQTPTAVASSPAAVSGHAHHPSPSPPPPLPDPEPEAEPECGPDHEPGSGPEPKPEPEPESSADPTAAPAPDPAPSRPRTPAHAFDALCAHTAPTLVRQAYVLTGRRTLAQEAVERAFQQAWFRWPEVAVDRDPAGWVRAVVHEYAMSPWHRFRPSLRHSDAPPAEPADRAFLDVLLSLPPAQRRTLLLYDGIGLDLPETAAETEASTPAAAYRLLHAREVVAERLPDLADPGTLHRRLAELGGAEKLRPPTPERVRITGEHRARVWTRAAIALTTLIIGATALTLRTAPTHYEPPQAPGRAISGVPPRMGPGPLSYEDEELREKLRSYVPNGPHRLLPEPK; encoded by the coding sequence ATGCCCCAGAGCCCTGCCACGTCTCTGCCGTCCCCCAAGGAACGCCGCAGGCTGCGCGAGGCGAAGTCGCTGAGCCATGCCGATGTCGCCGCGAAGCTGGGCGTCACACGCGAAACGGTCCGTCTGTGGGAGAAGGGCCGCACGCACCCCCGGGGGCGCTCCCATGAGGCGTACGCGAAGCTCCTGAACTCCCTCGCCAAGACCGAGGAGCGCCCCCAGGAGCGGCCCGCGCGGCGGCACGCGCAGGCGCCGCCCACGGACGGCGCCCGCTCTACGACGAGACCCGAGCCCCCGGTCAAGCGCGCGGCGAAGCCGCAGACCCCGACGGCGGTGGCGTCGAGCCCGGCCGCGGTGAGCGGCCACGCCCACCACCCGTCACCGTCACCGCCGCCGCCCCTGCCCGACCCCGAACCCGAGGCTGAGCCCGAGTGCGGCCCCGACCACGAACCCGGCTCCGGCCCCGAGCCCAAGCCCGAGCCCGAGCCGGAATCTTCGGCCGATCCCACCGCCGCGCCCGCCCCCGATCCCGCACCCTCCCGGCCCCGCACCCCGGCCCACGCCTTCGACGCCCTCTGCGCCCACACCGCCCCCACCCTGGTACGCCAGGCCTACGTGCTCACGGGGCGTCGGACGCTGGCCCAGGAAGCCGTGGAGCGCGCCTTCCAGCAGGCGTGGTTCCGCTGGCCCGAGGTGGCCGTGGACCGCGACCCGGCGGGCTGGGTCCGTGCCGTCGTACACGAGTACGCAATGTCGCCCTGGCACCGTTTCCGCCCCTCCCTGCGGCACTCGGACGCCCCGCCCGCGGAACCGGCCGACCGCGCCTTCCTCGACGTACTGCTGAGCCTGCCGCCCGCCCAGCGCCGCACGCTGCTGCTCTACGACGGCATCGGCCTCGACCTGCCCGAGACCGCGGCCGAGACGGAGGCGAGCACGCCCGCCGCCGCGTACCGCCTGCTGCACGCGCGCGAGGTGGTCGCCGAGCGGCTGCCCGATCTGGCGGACCCCGGGACGCTGCACCGGCGCCTCGCCGAACTGGGCGGCGCGGAGAAGCTCCGGCCGCCGACGCCGGAGCGGGTCAGGATCACCGGCGAGCACCGCGCCCGCGTCTGGACCCGCGCGGCCATCGCCCTCACGACCCTGATCATCGGCGCCACCGCCCTGACCCTGAGGACGGCCCCGACCCACTACGAGCCGCCGCAGGCCCCGGGCAGGGCCATCAGCGGAGTTCCGCCCCGCATGGGGCCGGGCCCTCTCTCGTACGAGGACGAGGAACTCCGCGAGAAGCTCCGCTCCTACGTGCCGAACGGCCCCCACCGTCTGCTCCCGGAGCCGAAATAG
- a CDS encoding DUF6350 family protein, whose amino-acid sequence MTQTTDHSASPPPLLSRERTRERSPGLATCLAGGAVAAGLGLGSLAVLVIVLWISSPYPDSGPDGALHVAAALWLLAHGTDLIRTDTLAGPPAPVGVTPLLLTLLPGWLVYRAARDATAPEERGLPARTVWCGVVSGYLLVGTAAALYATGGELRPDLLGAAIHVPALAAGAAALGVWAAYGHPRGPLPHFLRPALAVLPRGVRAHCVRGAFVRGRTLAVARAGVSGAAVLVVGGALLVAVSLVLHMGPVRESFAQVTDVWSGRFAVLLLTLALMPNAGVWGAAYGLGPGFVLGTGSVVSPLAADAVPLLPPFPLFAAVPSAGPGSPLTWAAGAVPVAAGLAVAWRTVQLAAPAFGEREDAWSPGRTAAGAAVAAVLCGATTAALAALAGGPMGAAVLADFGPVWWQTGAAALAWTAVVGVPGALAMRGWRVRSRAGSRFLARARCLAGTPQAGVPGPASGPPDAGNVSGRAGAGARGALGLRGWRLRAGTPGVVDGPGAEAGAPPGGTGRVPGEHGPVDGLREVGLFPGAAAGRDAGRGGAEAGLPDVGASLGGVYGGSGEFGSVVGPSDAGGSSRVGRRGSGGFDSEAGLFGVSESPGGGGRALGGSGAEAGLSEVGLFPGAAAGLVAGRGGAEAEAEVSDVGASFGGVYGASGEVGSVGGPSDADVSPRAGRRASDGAETEAGVPDAEAAAGAASLSPRRGLLPRPGAASGERPRRGLPRVRLPWRASDPADTPPSPEPPADTPPSPETPAVSLPPEPSAKSLPPEPSAESPSLEPPATSPSPKPPAEPTASPFPEPPEPPLAPGARLAPEPPAAGAASPPSDAPTAPTAPTPDPTPPDFEPYAFLPEKPKPPRAKRSDTPYDDETPWHDDAFREARWRALKEAGERPPESP is encoded by the coding sequence GTGACCCAGACGACCGATCACAGCGCCTCGCCGCCGCCGTTGCTGTCGCGTGAACGCACCCGTGAACGTTCTCCCGGCCTCGCCACCTGCCTGGCGGGCGGGGCCGTGGCGGCGGGCCTCGGCCTCGGCTCGCTCGCCGTCCTGGTGATCGTCCTGTGGATCAGCTCGCCGTACCCGGACAGCGGTCCCGACGGGGCGCTGCACGTCGCGGCGGCGCTGTGGCTGCTCGCGCACGGCACGGACCTGATCAGGACGGACACGCTCGCGGGGCCGCCCGCGCCGGTCGGGGTGACGCCGCTGCTCCTCACCCTCCTGCCCGGCTGGCTCGTGTACCGCGCGGCGCGGGACGCGACGGCTCCCGAGGAGCGGGGGCTTCCGGCACGGACCGTCTGGTGCGGGGTGGTGAGCGGTTATCTGCTGGTCGGCACCGCGGCGGCGCTGTACGCGACGGGCGGCGAACTGCGCCCCGACCTGCTCGGCGCGGCGATCCACGTGCCGGCGCTGGCGGCCGGGGCGGCGGCGCTCGGGGTGTGGGCGGCGTACGGCCACCCGCGCGGGCCGCTCCCGCACTTCCTGCGGCCCGCGCTCGCCGTGCTGCCCCGAGGGGTACGGGCTCACTGCGTACGAGGAGCATTCGTGCGAGGCAGGACTCTGGCCGTCGCGCGGGCGGGGGTGAGCGGGGCGGCGGTGCTCGTCGTGGGCGGCGCGCTGCTGGTCGCGGTGTCGCTCGTGCTGCACATGGGGCCCGTACGGGAGTCGTTCGCTCAGGTCACCGACGTGTGGTCGGGGCGGTTCGCGGTGCTGCTGCTGACGCTCGCGCTGATGCCGAACGCGGGGGTGTGGGGCGCGGCGTACGGCCTCGGCCCCGGCTTCGTACTCGGCACGGGAAGCGTGGTGAGCCCCCTCGCGGCGGACGCGGTACCGCTGCTTCCGCCGTTCCCGCTGTTCGCGGCGGTGCCATCGGCGGGGCCGGGTTCGCCGCTCACGTGGGCGGCCGGGGCGGTGCCGGTCGCCGCGGGCCTCGCGGTGGCCTGGCGCACGGTCCAACTGGCGGCACCCGCCTTCGGGGAACGGGAGGATGCCTGGTCACCGGGGAGGACCGCCGCGGGCGCGGCGGTGGCGGCGGTGCTGTGCGGGGCGACGACGGCGGCCCTCGCGGCACTGGCGGGCGGCCCGATGGGCGCGGCGGTACTGGCCGACTTCGGCCCCGTGTGGTGGCAGACGGGCGCGGCGGCACTGGCATGGACCGCGGTGGTGGGCGTGCCGGGGGCGTTGGCGATGCGGGGGTGGCGGGTGCGTTCACGGGCGGGGTCGCGGTTCCTGGCGAGGGCGCGGTGCCTGGCAGGGACGCCCCAGGCGGGGGTGCCTGGCCCCGCGTCCGGGCCGCCCGACGCGGGGAACGTCTCCGGACGTGCGGGGGCCGGGGCGCGGGGGGCGTTGGGCCTGCGGGGCTGGCGGTTGCGGGCGGGGACGCCCGGGGTGGTGGACGGTCCTGGGGCCGAGGCGGGGGCGCCTCCCGGGGGTACGGGCCGAGTCCCGGGTGAGCACGGGCCCGTGGACGGGTTGCGTGAGGTGGGGTTGTTCCCCGGGGCTGCTGCCGGCCGAGACGCGGGCCGGGGTGGGGCTGAGGCTGGGTTGCCTGATGTGGGGGCGTCTCTTGGGGGTGTGTACGGAGGTTCGGGTGAGTTCGGGTCTGTGGTCGGGCCGTCTGATGCGGGTGGGTCTTCGCGTGTGGGGCGTCGGGGGTCGGGTGGGTTTGACTCCGAGGCGGGGCTGTTTGGCGTGAGTGAGTCGCCCGGCGGTGGCGGCCGAGCTTTGGGTGGGTCGGGGGCTGAGGCTGGGTTGTCCGAGGTGGGGTTGTTCCCTGGGGCTGCTGCCGGCCTAGTCGCGGGCCGGGGTGGGGCTGAAGCTGAGGCTGAGGTGTCTGATGTGGGGGCGTCTTTTGGGGGTGTGTACGGAGCTTCGGGTGAGGTCGGGTCCGTGGGCGGGCCGTCTGATGCCGATGTGTCCCCTCGCGCCGGGCGTAGGGCCTCGGATGGGGCTGAGACCGAGGCCGGGGTACCCGACGCGGAGGCGGCCGCCGGTGCCGCGTCACTGTCTCCGCGGCGAGGGCTGCTGCCGCGGCCCGGAGCGGCGAGCGGCGAGCGGCCGCGCCGAGGACTGCCCCGCGTCAGGCTCCCCTGGCGAGCCTCGGATCCCGCGGACACTCCGCCGTCCCCGGAGCCCCCCGCGGATACCCCGCCGTCCCCGGAGACCCCCGCGGTGTCACTGCCCCCGGAACCCTCCGCGAAGTCACTGCCCCCGGAACCCTCCGCCGAGTCACCGTCCCTGGAACCCCCCGCCACCTCACCATCCCCAAAACCTCCTGCGGAGCCGACCGCCTCGCCGTTCCCTGAACCGCCCGAACCCCCCCTAGCGCCTGGCGCACGCCTCGCCCCGGAACCCCCCGCGGCCGGAGCGGCATCGCCACCTTCAGACGCCCCGACAGCCCCGACAGCCCCGACCCCCGACCCCACCCCACCCGACTTCGAGCCGTACGCCTTCCTCCCGGAGAAGCCGAAGCCCCCGCGCGCCAAGCGTTCCGACACTCCGTACGACGACGAGACCCCCTGGCACGACGACGCGTTCCGCGAGGCCCGCTGGCGTGCCCTGAAGGAGGCGGGGGAGCGGCCGCCCGAGTCGCCCTGA